CATAATAATTTGTTCCTGCCTTGATATCAGTGTACTGTAGTTCACCATCTGATTTACTATAAACTCTTTGATAAAGATTCTGACGTGACGCTGACCCGTCTTCACACTTCATAGAGCCCTCTACTTGCTGTTCTCCGCAATACCATTCATTCTTCCCAAATGTTTGTATTGGCCCATTTCCAATATTGGCAATAGTAGCTGCTAACCTAAGTTGCCCACCATACCTATAATGATTGTATGGGTACTCTTTAATCTGATTAATGGTAAAAGAGGGTAGTAAAACTAAATCTGGCAGTAAGAGACAGTCCTCTGTTCCGTCTGCACAAAGGCAACCTAAGCCATAACCTATAGAGCATGGCGGAATTTTATAATTAGGCATAGGATTATCTTCAAAAGTAAGCCTTACATAATCCAGCTGTCCATCTACACCAGCTGCTAAATCTCTAATAAGAAGCTTCCATGTACCATTCGGGTTTTGTCCGTTATTGATATACTCCATTCGTCCATCTGGAATAAACTCGCCAATAAATGGGGCTTTAGCCTCATGAATGTAACCGCTAAATCCATTACTTCTGAAGCAAGTTTGAAAGTAATTTCTTCCATCATCCCTTCCATTTCTGTTGGTTAGCCATATTTCATTTCCGTCTGGACTAAACAGTTCCAATTTTAGGTCTGATACTCTTTCATGCTGAATATTTAGACAAACCTTTGCGAGTCCAAAATTTTCGTCAATTTGGCTCGGTAAATTCTCTACTTCTATGAGAACAGTATCCGCTGCCAGTACTCCATTAAAGTCGTTTATAGAAGCTCTCTTGCTACTA
This sequence is a window from Arcticibacterium luteifluviistationis. Protein-coding genes within it:
- a CDS encoding lysyl oxidase family protein — protein: MNKIIIFLLSISYGFAQTYSSKRASINDFNGVLAADTVLIEVENLPSQIDENFGLAKVCLNIQHERVSDLKLELFSPDGNEIWLTNRNGRDDGRNYFQTCFRSNGFSGYIHEAKAPFIGEFIPDGRMEYINNGQNPNGTWKLLIRDLAAGVDGQLDYVRLTFEDNPMPNYKIPPCSIGYGLGCLCADGTEDCLLLPDLVLLPSFTINQIKEYPYNHYRYGGQLRLAATIANIGNGPIQTFGKNEWYCGEQQVEGSMKCEDGSASRQNLYQRVYSKSDGELQYTDIKAGTNYYDDKPGHDHFHVDSWVSFRLKKDVYKKGKLKKTKLIAEGQKVSYCLFDTGICNNEDSLCYVGGQTYGQKNLLNYGMGSFADCKEGEQGISVGGYDTYGMMYEGQYIDLPKRLKSGTYILEIEVDPEQKYQEISKENNLYRQEIVLSRQRKR